The following DNA comes from Anastrepha obliqua isolate idAnaObli1 chromosome 1, idAnaObli1_1.0, whole genome shotgun sequence.
attcgacgattggccaataacattttcttcacttcatcaattttttcctctgttgttgaagtgctcgggcgtccggcacgccggCACGCttgtcgtcattcacatcttctcggccttctgagaacattttgtaccaccgataaacgttgctttggtctaaagttgcttctccgtatgacacagtcaacattcagaatgcatccgcgcacttaatttcgtttttgacacaaaatttgatacaggttctttgatccatctttttgaataggtaaaaatcgaagacgagccgaaacacgtgcaagcaaaccagctgtcaacaattaactgaacattcaaatggccgaactcgtcggcatgagtgagagatatgagtaccaacatatcgccacaaaaaaatcgaaattcgaatatacgtaaccgacgaaaattcaaaattcgcgatactttttgaacagacctcgtgtatgcatgtgttcgtaaattacattttttgccTCTCAGTagcaataaaatacaaaattgccGTTCTTCTAGTTCCATCGAAGTAAGCTTTTTaagcatcaaaatttaaatctgCTGAGCGGTTCCGTTAAAAAATAATCCTTGTAGACCCACTAATACGACTCTaaagtatatacaaaaataagagCCGATAAAGTTGGCAGAATTCAAGGTGATTTTAAATCccttttattgatatatttctttattgaTACTGTTgagctcaaaataaaatttttattttttcctgattttttaAGTCTATCACCGCTATCGAATATTTTTCGctgtaatttttatgaaaaataaattttattatttattcgatTTTTAAGTCCATCACCGCTGTCGAATAGTTTTCGTtgcattttgtatgaaaaataaataaataattcaattttttgataCTTTAAGTTTATCGACGCAATCGAACCTTTTTCATTGCATTTTGCACGCGCTCATTTTGAACTTGGCCTACTATTTTTCATTGTGGAGATGTCGCATGCGAGATTGtcgtaatttacattttttattaccaTTTAATTATTGACATGGCTAATTAAATAAGAGCATCAAAACATTTTggtatactttttatttatactgtaCATTTcctacattcatgcatacattaaCTGCTGCGTTGCGTTAAAGGTATGATTACTTAGGAATTAAGACAGGAGTTGCTGGTGACTGAAATTTGTATTGGTGGAACAAGTTCACCGATTACCGAGGCGGTTACAACAAACGAAAGGAATAAAGAATCGAGGGTCACCTGTAGTGCCACGTTGTGGACCGCAAGCAAACAATCGTTTAACTACTGTTTTAATACTAAAtatatacgattttttaaaaaaatctatctACAGTTTATgttagaaaaaaggaaccgcgattattcatgactAGATataatactgtgggcaaaaagtaaggtaaatttatttgtcaaacttcgcgggattaaaatttcgctctaagtatttttttcactgttaataacatctgggccaactttcatgcgAATATCATTGAATGTcagtaatatatgtatttacgcttgtgtttaccaaacgaccaagagtgcatttttcgatttttacaatgtctgatttgattgagcagagaagtgacatcaaattttgtttgcggaatgaaatttcggctgcgggagcgtttagcatgttgcagaaggcatttggtgattcgaccatgtcgcagaaaaatatttatatggtaCAAAGacacttcaaagagggtcgagaacgtgttgatgacttggagcgctccggacgaccatcgacgtcaacagatgaccaacacgtcaatcaAGTGAAGGagtgagtgctcaaaaatcgtcggttggctgttaaagaccttactaatatgatcggaatatcagaaggatctgtgaaaaccattttgaaagaccatttgggccttcgaaaagtcaaatctcgtttggtaccgaaaactctcaatttcttggaaaaaagtcgtcacgttaatgtgtgtgaaacaatgctttcagactataaggacaagctcaaatgcatcattacgggagatgagacttggatttatgcttacgaccctgaaacaaccgaccaatcaagcgaatatcgtgctaaaggcgaggccagaccgaaaagagcacgtcaaagtcgttcaaaaataaaggccatgatgacagtttttttcgattttcgttgtgtggtgcactatgaattccttccacctggccaaactgttaataaggagtattatttgagcgttatgcgtcgtttacgtgaagcaattcgtctaaaaagaccagaattatgggccaacaactcttggtttttgcatcacgataatgcaccgtctcacactgcactcgttcttcgtgaccttttcgccaaaaattccacgcatatcgctccgcaaccaccgtattcgcctgatttggctccgtgtcacttctggctattcccaaaactcaagagaccactccggggaacggaGTTCATGATAAACATGAaccgacgggacgcctggagactaacggcagtcacaACTGGAGAACAAGAAGCTTAAacgtcacagttgtaaacaaccataGAAAAAGGAAGTAatgttccatttcctctgtgaatgcgcTGCCCTCTGGAAGGACAACATTTTCCAGAgcctcgaacaactgtctggcttaaaGGTctacaacctaataaggttcctgaaccgcacagactggatatataTGCATGCTGTAAAAAAgagttaaacaagttggtaacgaggatgtggcaacaaaatggtacgGAAGCGCTGGTTGGATTCTGGACGAATCACCGCATAAATCAACCAACCATCCAAAATCTTTACTGTCAATGTAAATACTTCTAGATAAAATGCGAGCTGCTTTTTcaacacaaaagaaaataaataacatccagaccatttcattttttgttaacCTGTTCTaatgtaaagtttttttaagtGACGAAAGCTGAATTAGGTTAGCTTAGTTTGTAGCGGTTGTCCATCACATGGTACCCACTCTGGCCCATAGCTCATTGAGGAACTTGTGCTGGCCTCTCTAAAAGTAATGTAAATTGCTCAAAAACTCCCGGATATCCAATgcgagatcttccaactcacaAAAGAATGGCCTACCAAAAGTTTATAGTCCTCATCTGGATATAGCAGAATAGTAGCACGGCATATTTTTACAGAGGCCAAGTGTCTGCATGCTAGGATTcagtgcgtttagcattgagagtcggtcaCAATTGTCGTACGATTTTGGTGGTTGCTTCCATTTTTCGTTCgttattattacaaatttctCAAAAGGAAGTGTGTTGCAAGGATATAACTaacgcatacaccctttttgggtgtttggccgaactcgtcctgctatttgtggtgtgcgtcttgatgttgttccacaaatggagggacctacagtttcaaaccgactccgaacagcagatattttttatgaggagctttttcatggcagtacactcggaggtttgccattgactgccgaggggcgaccgctattagaaaaaacttgtttcttaattttggtctttcaccgagattcgaacctacgttctctctgtgaactccaaatggtagtcacgcaccaacctattcggctacggcggctgatatggatatggatatacCATTGTCTATATGCTCGTTAGGATTTTTGATGCCGGGTCTTACTAGTTCATCGACCATTACAATTCCCCTTGATGTTACAATATCCAGAATCCATGTTAAATTTAGACGAAGTGAGTCACCTCGTTTAGAAATGCGCGAAATTGATGACTACCTACCTGCTTTATGAGGAATTTTATCGCCGCAGGGCTATCAGTTAAAATGTAGATAACATCTGGAGATATCGCATCGCACTGTACCAATGCCATGGTCttaattattgccatcagcttaaaaatactacaataattggggagccgaaaactagagaaaatgctctgaaTATGCATCGCCGCCCGGCTTTTTTCCAGACATCACTCTTCTCTTGAGGGTAGGAACGTTGGAGGATTGTAAAGTTTGAGGTAGCAATTGGAGGCGGTAGTGTTTAATCCACCACCCCAAAAGCAAGTGTAGCCACTCTTCGGTCACTTCTTTTAAGTGTCCAATTGTATTTTCGCACTGCTGGTGGCGTAGTTTGAAGAAGGTTTAGTCTTTGATAGCTTCGTTGATATTTCACCCGTTAGAAGAACAAATGCGAGTCTTTGGACCTGAGTTGAATTAAAAACAcggaattaatttcatttaaatgacattttaaacgactcaaaaaaataaaagtccaatattaacatacattttttttcatataaagtaAAAGATAAAACATtactttctttcaaaatttgtattataaaaGCCGTAAACGGTTAACTCCCTGGTTAATTCGATATTTGGGAAATACAATTATTCTTAAATTCCGAATTGTAACTTTATCGAGTTCAGTGCAGTGCGAATGTCTCCCTCGTATTTCTgcacttttttcataaatttttgattaatcgTATGTGATTAATTGAAGGGAATATGCATTCAATTCATTATGATATTCATGTGAATATCTGAATACTTTATTTAGAAATGTTCATTAATATGCGATTGAAGATTGCGAACGGTAAAACCGGCtccaatttaatattcaaagtaatttttttgacaacCGTAAACTGAAAGAGTTCAACAAAATCTCGAAAATGAATCATGCATGTACTCACATACTTGCATGCATAGGAATAACAAACCAGCTGGTGGTACCTGAACACAAATCATAAGACACTTATAGATTTTTTGTACGCATTAAAAACTGTCTTGAGTGCACGCATGCGTGTTGGCGTCAAATATTCGCTAAATGGAGCTCATAGTAAATTGTTTTAATTCCAAGTTTATTCAGCCAACGATCATTACTAAGGCATTGCTCCAGCCACTTATgccttaagtcttttgttttcattttacattGCAAATGCATtttaagtgtaaaaaaaaatcttgtgggAAGCAGTACGGCAATTATCAAATTATTTACTTTACCTTTATTTTTAGCAAATtgcactttttccttttccatcgaaaatgatttaatttattgtactaaatgatatagtttattaattaatataaactGATTCAGAGTCTATTGCTACTTATGCCTTTGCGGCTTTGCGTTAATCGTATGAAAGTGAAGCTCATTAATGGCATAGCTACTTATCGGACACACCCACCTACTCGCACATTAATCGGATAAGGaagtgaatgaaattttttataagctgCGCTATTTACTTTACTACAGTGCGGTGGTTATGATACAAACGCGTAAGggcgaataataaataaataaaataacaaaaattaatgcaataCAGAACAGTGTTAGCAACAATAATGATACATGGGGTTTTGCCATTGCTCACCGTTGGCTTGATGTTTCATGAGCAGTGCTGATAGATGTGGGGATTTCTAAAATCATTGGTTCATTGCTTCTAAACACACATTTTGCCGgctactaaaaattaaaaaaaaattaaatcacatTGTTTGAGACGTTgatattcattttaaaattttttaaatttgttgtctAGCCTTCCTGCCAACCATTGAAATGACAACTCTTTTCAATAACAAATACATTTATTCAGCGAGAATAGATTTGAAGCTTTTAATTCATTATGAATAAAGGGCATTTCAAAAGATGCGCCTGGATGTTGTTTTAAACTGAAACATGTACAAATTGAGATTCGTTCAGGATTCACTATTATTAttcaactagcaaacccggcgaaACGGAGGCCGTTTGGGGATGaaaagatgaagaaaaattattttttttttattgttttatatatgaaaaggaaaaattgtatttcatttcaCAACAGTAATGAATTCATTTCGATTACAAAAATGAAGTGTAATTTAGTAAACTTCtctaagtaaaaaatgaaagtgaatcCAAAGTAAATACTGAATCGAAGCGTTATACGTGTCCGCAAATTATCCGTTTCATTGAAGTggtaaaccacattttttgttctttggtcTGACGTTAACACAAACAAAGCGGATGATTTCCCAATTCGTGAACACGCAACGTTTAGCTGCTCATGTGAAAGCGcatgattttctaaatttatcccGCAAACACTAAGCGATTGGCCTTGCGACTTGTTAATTGTCATTGCAAACACAAGGCGAACCGGAAATTGCAATCGTTTGAAGTCAAACGGAAGATCAGTCGGAATCATTGGTATTcgacgaatacatacattttcaccTGCGTACTTTCCGTTAATAATGGTTGCCTCAATAGAGTTCGGCATAAGTCGTTTCATCGCAACTCGattaccgttgcaaagtcgcaGTGGATTCAAATTACGAAATATCATAATGAACCAACTTTGATTGCAAATTATGTGGGGGAAATCCAGGTAACTCCAGAGAGTTCAAAAACTCCGTTGGATAATTTACTACATCATCGGGATTTGTTATGGTATCAAAGGATTTGTATGTTACCAAATCGCCATCGATTTTTGATTGCATAGTGAAATTCAATCCCTGTACATCATTATTCTTTGCGGCGAGAATTGCTCGTTGACTTAACCAATCATAATTCTGATAATTCTCACTAATGTTTgggaaaacattttcaataacaGCTGAGAGTCTACAAATCGGCAAAAGTCGTTGGTAAGAGTAATTAATCCAGCAACTGGGACTTTTCCATTTCCAACAGCTAAcaattgtttggaaaattgtGCAGCACTTTGAGAATTTTGATGTTGAACTCTCATATTAGTGGTTAGCGATAATGTTTTTACGTTATTCCACAAAGGTTGTGCCTTCAGACAAGCATTCAATTCATTTGCAGGCGTTCCacggggaattactggcaaCATCTGCCTGAAATCGCCTGCCAAAAATATCATCAAGCCACTAAAGATGTTGTTATATCGCCGAAGATTCTTCAGTGTGAAGTTAAGTGCTTCAAGTGATTTCTTATGTGCCACTGTGCACTCATCCCAAACAATAAGCTTGCATTGCATCAACATTTTGGACTACGAACAGACTGGTGAATTTAACCTCAAATGCACGATCCACATAATTTACACAGTTCAACTTACCACCCTAAGGACAAATGCCTGCTGTTGAAGTTGatcaaaaatttgcacaatacgCGTGATTGATTTGATGGTTTCCAATTGAACTGTTAAGAAACGATTAACTTTAACCTTAATTTCACAATTTCACAGTGAACAGTTAGCGTTTGAAAGAACGTGCGCATAATAAATGTCACATGAAATTAACTGCGCAGAGTACATGTTGTAAACCTCCCGGGGGCCGAGACCTTTCTAACGAATGCAAAACCATGGAAATCGGTCAGTGCGTTATGGAGTTATAGCGTCAGGAAGGAAAACccgacttatttttatattatagatatacgactcttaacaattatacgtgaaaaatgatatttaaatgtCAACGTCGAGAAGGTTGCCCATCaatactttgcgctacagcagcaatattctcaacaaaacGCCCAGTTTTTGTTCTGCTACTGCTTTTTCTATTTTCAGCAGAACcacttttttgaagtttttttaccaatctttgaattgtcaactcattcggacaattatttccactaaaaacaatcacgaattttgcgatgtgTTGGTCTTAAATATCCACCATTGACATCTAGACAAATGTCAAATAACAGATgacaaacaccaaaaattacatCAAAAAGCTACCGTCTGGAAATTAGTCACTACAGACCTCTAGACGTCACTTATTAGATTTATACTTGAGCTTACATAATTAACCCTCCGTTGTACATCTTTTTTGAAACCTTCGGCTGGGTACTCTGGTCTGGCCAGACACCTAAGTATTTGCATGTATTTGAATGGGAATATGTGGCAAATGTGTcacatttataatttatttgaagtattgcaggaatatatttttagtttgttacctttttcattgattttagcAAGCATTGAGCCACCTAtggaagcaaaaataatagctgaaaatattttgatttgtggaaaaaaggatttttttgttttgttctttatttggaCTCATTTTGAAGAAGGTTGAAGAAAAAACAGttgattacaataaaatttatggtaaaatatgaaatgGCACTTATTTATGGATTCGGTGGAAGGCAAGTAAAACAAGTATACGAGATTTTTGAGGGATGCTGACATACTGCATACTGCAGTCTTGCATACAGTCTTTCGGCGAAGCTTTTTGCTTCCTTGTAGACAAAGCCGACAATCTCTCTTCTCCTGTTGGCTAGTAATTGGTTTGTTGATAAATGATTCCGTAGCCAAACGAGTAGTGAATTGAGAAATAAAAAGCTGGATTATTAATACGATTTTCGATGTGTGCAAGAACCAATATGTTcgataaaattgttaaataatttcGTCTTACATCACGTTTTTGAGCCCACCTTCTTACTTGCAAAActgttatatccataaatcggtagaaaattaataaaaatataactataataaaaatatattaaattcacgCTCAAATTCGCCTGGCCAGACCCGAGTGCCCAAAGGTTAGTTAAGCCActtagtttttttcaaaatattcgaaaaaaggtttatgcgaaattttgttggttaattatttataaatttgtaaaaaaattcattgttcACTTCATAACAAagactttttaaattaaagttctAAGTACTAAATTTACagaaatttaactaatttcaaaatattgtctTGAAACTTGTTAACAtttagtcagaattaaaaaaaaatgttgagtatGTGGTTTTATCGCTCATTCAAttataaaaagtataataaagtgcaatgtTTAGGTCgcgaaaaattgtgttgatttttaatttaaaaacattttttttcttctacttaCGATGTTGAAAATTCTCAACGTGGTATGCgaaacaaaaacgcaaaaataataaaaataaaaatcaaggcGTTTTTTGAGCGACATCAAACTTTCACtttctatattaaaattaagtgcgctaaaaaactgcatacccaggagttttctaaagatttgactaaaaagttttaaattttgatgcaatttcgttgatttttttaagactttgtaccaaattttaactttgaattatatgatttttgttgtagtatgagctttatttttctaaaagaaaaactaacaaaaataacTAGTCAGAACTCTGCAATACATTGGGCTACTCTTGTGGTAAACACAGGGTCTATTGGGCCACGTTGATTTGTCTAAATTTTTCCTTACtttcattttgatatttttttggttctccaatTTGTATTCACCATCTTGAATTTCCCCAACTGACTATAGACTATATAAGCGAAGTCCTCAAAAACTTTTAATAgattaaattttatagaaaactgGATTTCATAAAGTTTTGGTAGAACGAAAAACTCAATGTAAAACAATTCTTACTAAGTCCACTGGGTAAATCTCCTTGTTGCAAAATTTGCCATACGAAAAATCTCCATAGGTGTATGAAGATATTTTGAACATGAAAACCTTCGAAATATACTGATGGTAAAAGTTCCGTTACCGAAAGCTTTTCCATAACGAAGTGTAGTTCGTTACGTGCACATTGTCCGACAAAAGAGCAATCAAAGCCACAAGAGTTTTTTGAGGTCAAGCATTCTGCACCACTTATACAAGGGTTGCTAGTTATTCAATTTTGTCAGGCGCTATTTGATATTTCCATtagaaagtttgacatattCTACCATAAACGCACTCGGAACGTTTTGATGTGTGAGCCATATTCAAATTGTTTATTGTGTCTACAAGTATTTACTTGATTTTcgccaaagaaaaacaaaatagaataaaagCTTGAATATTTTCGTacgattatttttcacaattcgCGAAATGGATTAATAAAACAAGAATGCATCGATGAACTAAAAGCATTATAAGCAGACCAGGCATCCTTTACCACTGTAAAAAACTGGTACAACAACTGGGAGTGATCGTTGTCGAAAATCAATTGGTCTACCAGAAAATGTGGGTGCAGTACTCGAACTGATTAGGCATTCTTAGGTATCTGTAAGATGAGATCAGTAAGATTTTGCATGATCAACTTGTGGTAAAAAATTTGTGGTGGTTctcacataattaaaaaaaaatcctggaaACGTGACTGGTCAAAGTGTATCAAAAATTTACTCAAATGAATGCAAAAATGATTTGATtattatggaaaatatttcgaaaatcaatAATGTCATTTTCAAACACTAATATTCATTTTTCGTTaagccagaaatataaatagtagCCCTCGTATATTTGAAGATTTGCCATAAGTATGTATCATAGAAGCATCGACCGACTGCTTGATTCAAAATGACAACTGggccaattgaaaaaaaaaaaaacaaaaattcatcaatgaaaaaccaaaacaacgtatttttattgtttgatcGAGAAattaaaactagaaaaaaagtataataccCTTTGGCAAAAGGACgaaagtatgtatataaaaaacgaaaatatacatataaagatttttttccaaaatttccgTTGTatcgaggtttcactgtacatacatgtgcgcaaaattaatagtttaattttttcttttaataacttttttactaatgaaatattttgagtgatgaaaagttttatattgacttttttgcgttccattgcttatctgtttgtatactgcagctgtctagcttgCAAGGGTCAAATGAcgcacgacgccatttgcaaaaattataaatcttccaatagggtgattaaatttGCCACCTTGTTAATACACGTTTgaaagtacaaaaataaaaaatatcgcacttttctacataattttcttaatttagtgATTAGTCATTGATTATTAACTACGGTTAACTATTTCcaataatcaataaaaatgttacTAATAGTGCAAAGTGACCAACGTAAGCTCTCTTTCGACATACCTTGAAATCTGTGCATACTGAAACTTTTACGTAAATTACAGGAAATACGCTACTGAACTCCTTGCCATAGTAGAGCATAACAAATGTTGATTTACTCATTCACATTTGCGTAGTTgcgtataaaaaaatacaaactctGCCGACTTGGGTGATATTTTTTCCCCCCAACGAATTCAAGTTATGTGCGTAAGTTAATCTCTGGTCGCTAGCTTCCGTTCAATTGTCGTATAACTGGCTTAACTTGCCGCATGACAAGGTTGCAAATACAGCAGCGCTGTATGTTGCATGCTGTGCCGACTAACGGTTCACCTTGCACTTCCTGCCTATTGCATGCACCTACATCGCGTTTTTGTGCAAAAGAGCAGTTTCGCAACGCTTTCGCCACTGTTGACATTTTATGCATACAGACTTACGTTGATGTCGtagtaattcaaattagtttTAAGGGGATAGTAAATAGTTTACTTACCAATGGAATCTTCAATATATCCCTATACTTTTTCTGtggtaataatttaaaatgaaggttaacttaatttttcttttacgtGTTTTCACTCTCGAATTATTGCGAGAAAAATTTTGAGGGCGCTAATAGTCACACTGAATAtcgattaaaaataataataactagcaaacccggcccccttcgctgggcacactaaaatagaatagatatggtttagaacagaaaatatatggttttcatattatttatttctttattctttatacaagcgctttggcataaacaatattttttgtttttctatttgtttttgag
Coding sequences within:
- the LOC129252084 gene encoding uncharacterized protein LOC129252084, which produces MLMQCKLIVWDECTVAHKKSLEALNFTLKNLRRYNNIFSGLMIFLAGDFRQMLPVIPRGTPANELNACLKAQPLWNNVKTLSLTTNMRVQHQNSQSAAQFSKQLLSAVIENVFPNISENYQNYDWLSQRAILAAKNNDVQGLNFTMQSKIDGDLVTYKSFDTITNPDDVVNYPTEFLNSLELPGFPPHNLQSKLVHYDIS